One part of the Epinephelus fuscoguttatus linkage group LG12, E.fuscoguttatus.final_Chr_v1 genome encodes these proteins:
- the LOC125898104 gene encoding multidrug and toxin extrusion protein 1-like gives MPQHTVYAHSHRQRASMEDLATKSACRGVNGQSKTDESPPPAAHSVDSRCGSCLKSIKLWVPVDYKNETVQLLKLAGPVLISQMMTFMIGFISMVFCGHLGDTELGGVASALAVINVTGISIGCGLASACDTLISQTYGSGNLKRVGVILQKGVLILLLACFPCWAVLINTQPILLAVRQSAEVARLAQLYVKIFMPALPAAFMYQLQGRYLQNQGIMWPQVISGVMGNILNVIINYIFLNRLNLGVAGSAAANAIAQYSLAVFLFVYMCSRGLHKATWDGWSGDCLQEWGPFLHLAIPSMLMHCLEWWLYEIAGFLAGVIGEVELGAQSIVYELAAIAYMFPMGFSVAASVRVGNAFGAGNTEQAKMSSKVSLICASIVACLIGACLGVSKDVVGYIFTTEKDIIQRVADVMKMYSFIHVAEAFAGVTGGIVRGAGKQKIGALCNLVGYYFIGFPIGVSLMFPVKMGIVGLWTGFLICAVVLSIFFLVFLCKLNWRKATKEALVRAGVHVTETNKIFVIENKALDTGEKQAPIKTSRSSSCTPAEGKLEALGAGQQTSDDMALSVRQLVVRRGLAVLLMFIILAAGVFISELLIRLLELDK, from the exons ATGCCCCAGCATACTGTATATGCCCACtctcacagacagagagcaag TATGGAAGATTTAGCAACAAAAAGCGCATGTAGAGGAGTAAATGGACAGTCGAAAACTGACGAatcacctcctcctgctgctcacaGTGTTGACTCACGCTGCGGATCCTGCCTGAAAAGCATCAAGCTCTGGGTACCTGTGGACTACAAGAATGAAACAGTTCAGCTTTTAAAACTGGCGGGACCCGTG ttgatTTCCCAGATGATGACCTTCATGATCGGCTTCATCAGCATGGTGTTCTGCGGTCACCTGGGGGACACAGAGCTGGGGGGGGTGGCTTCTGCGTTAGCG GTAATAAATGTCACAGGTATCTCCATTGGCTGTGGTTTGGCTTCAGCGTGTGATACTCTCATATCTCAG ACTTATGGGAGCGGTAACCTAAAGCGTGTCGGAGTGATACTCCAAAAGGGAGTTCTGATTCTGCTCTTAGCCTGTTTCCCCTGCTGGGCCGTTCTCATTAACACCCAACCCATTCTGCTGGCTGTCAGGCAGAGCGCAGAGGTCGCCAG ACTCGCCCAGCTGTATGTGAAGATCTTTATGCCGGCTCTGCCT GCCGCCTTCATGTACCAGCTGCAGGGGAGGTATCTTCAGAATCAG GGCATCATGTGGCCCCAGGTGATATCTGGAGTCATGGGGaacattttaaatgtgataATCAACTACATCTTCCTCAACCGTCTGAATCTGGGGGTTGC TGGATCTGCAGCTGCTAATGCCATCGCACAGTACTCCTTGGCTGTCTTCTTGTTTGTGTACATGTGCTCCAGGGGACTGCACAAAGCTACATGGGATG GCTGGTCAGGAGACTGCCTGCAGGAGTGGGGTCCTTTCCTCCACCTGGCCATCCCCAGCATGCTGATGCATTGTCTGGAGTGGTGGCTGTATGAGATTGCAGGGTTCCTGGCAGGCGTCATCGGCGAGGTTGAGTTGGGAGCTCAGTCTATAGTTTATGAACTGGCTGCTATTGCTTATATG TTTCCAATGGGTTTCTCTGTGGCTGCCAGTGTTCGCGTTGGAAATGCTTTTggtgctggaaacacagagCAAGCAAAGATGTCCAGCAAGGTCTCCCTCATCTGTGCAT CTATTGTCGCGTGTCTTATCGGAGCTTGTCTTGGTGTATCTAAGGATGTGGTTGGTTACATTTTCACCACAGAGAA AGACATTATTCAAAGGGTGGCTGATGTCATGAAGATGTACAGTTTCATCCATGTCGCAGAGGCCTTTGCG GGTGTGACTGGAGGTATTGTCAGGGGGGCAGGGAAGCAAAAGATTGGTGCTTTGTGCAACTTGGTGGGTTACTACTTCATTGGGTTCCCCATTGGAGTGTCTTTGATGTTTCCTGTCAAAATGGGCATTGTAG GGCTGTGGACAGGGTTTTTAATTTGTGCTGTGGTACTGTccatattttttttagttttcctGTGTAAACTAAACTGGAGGAAAGCCACTAAAGAG GCGCTGGTAAGAGCTGGAGTCCAcgtcacagagacaaacaagaTCTTCGTGATAGAAAACAAGG CACTGGACACCGGCGAGAAACAGGCCCCCATAAAGACCAGTCGATCCAGTTCTTGCACTCCTGCAGAGGGGAAGCTGGAGGCGCTCGGTGCAGGTCAGCAGACCTCAGATGACATGGCTCTGTCAGTCAGGCAGCTGGTGGTGCGACGTGGCCTCGCTGTGCTGCTCATGTTCATCATCCTCGCTGCTGGAGTCTTCATCAGTGAGCTGCTCATCAGACTGCTCGAATTAGACAAGTGA